The following coding sequences are from one Triticum dicoccoides isolate Atlit2015 ecotype Zavitan chromosome 4A, WEW_v2.0, whole genome shotgun sequence window:
- the LOC119288928 gene encoding uncharacterized protein LOC119288928 isoform X1 translates to MESTRTKDTDGEGRWRRGRDHESTGAHGRAAIDGGAGSHARLWEAYNLSSTRVITMSHHRYGNLTALALERCFLLTVEQVWTDQGIARWTLPEQSSKLADFSRKRVTHRPHKQYEEPGKKYKLATKDGNDAPTNTPILFSTKWDADDSKRLMVHHNI, encoded by the exons ATGGAATCGACCAG AACCAAAGACACCGATGGTGAGGGGCGATGGAGGCGCGGGCGAGACCATGAATCGACGGGCGCACATGGGAGGGCGGCAATCGATGGTGGCGCAG GGTCACATGCAAGATTATGGGAAGCATATAACCTGAGCTCTACGAGG GTTATCACGATGAGTCATCACAGGTATGGAAACTTGACAGCATTAGCTCTGGAAAGATGCTTTCTACTCACAGTTGAACAAGTCTGGACTGATCAAGGTATTGCTAGGTGGACCTTGCCAGAGCAATCAAGTAAATTAGCAGATTTCAGCAGGAAAAGGGTTACTCACAGGCCTCATAAGCAATATGAGGAACCCGGGAAGAAGTACAAGTTAGCTACAAAAG ATGGAAATGATGCGCCAACAAATACACCAATCTTGTTTAGTACAAAATGGGATGCAGATGATTCCAAAA GACTGATGGTCCACCATAATATATAG
- the LOC119288928 gene encoding uncharacterized protein LOC119288928 isoform X2: protein MESTRTKDTDGEGRWRRGRDHESTGAHGRAAIDGGAGSHARLWEAYNLSSTRVITMSHHRWTLPEQSSKLADFSRKRVTHRPHKQYEEPGKKYKLATKDGNDAPTNTPILFSTKWDADDSKRLMVHHNI, encoded by the exons ATGGAATCGACCAG AACCAAAGACACCGATGGTGAGGGGCGATGGAGGCGCGGGCGAGACCATGAATCGACGGGCGCACATGGGAGGGCGGCAATCGATGGTGGCGCAG GGTCACATGCAAGATTATGGGAAGCATATAACCTGAGCTCTACGAGG GTTATCACGATGAGTCATCACAG GTGGACCTTGCCAGAGCAATCAAGTAAATTAGCAGATTTCAGCAGGAAAAGGGTTACTCACAGGCCTCATAAGCAATATGAGGAACCCGGGAAGAAGTACAAGTTAGCTACAAAAG ATGGAAATGATGCGCCAACAAATACACCAATCTTGTTTAGTACAAAATGGGATGCAGATGATTCCAAAA GACTGATGGTCCACCATAATATATAG